In Manis pentadactyla isolate mManPen7 chromosome 3, mManPen7.hap1, whole genome shotgun sequence, a single window of DNA contains:
- the LOC118923909 gene encoding calmodulin-like: MEEQLSQEQVAELKEAFSKFDKDGDGSINTQELGAVMQALGKNLSEAELKEIISKVDTDADGVISFPEFLEEMVRRMKAWRKKQGLQEAFRVFDVDGNGYISVDELKQVMAKLGEELSQEVLEAMIHEADMDQDGQVNY; this comes from the coding sequence ATGGAGGAGCAGCTGTCTCAAGAGCAGGTGGCCGAGTTGAAGGAGGCCTTCTCCAAGTTTGACAAGGACGGGGATGGCAGCATCAACACTCAGGAGCTGGGCGCCGTGATGCAGGCCCTGGGCAAGAATCTGTCGGAGGCCGAGCTGAAGGAGATCATCAGCAAGGTGGACACAGATGCTGACGGCGTCATCAGCTTCCCAGAGTTCCTGGAAGAGATGGTCAGGAGGATGAAGGCCTGGAGGAAAAAGCAAGGCCTGCAGGAGGCCTTCCGTGTCTTCGACGTGGACGGCAACGGCTACATCAGTGTGGACGAGCTCAAGCAGGTCATGGCCAAGCTGGGTGAGGAGCTTTCCCAGGAGGTGCTGGAGGCCATGATCCACGAGGCTGACATGGACCAGGACGGGCAGGTGAACTACTAG
- the IL2RA gene encoding interleukin-2 receptor subunit alpha isoform X5 — MEPSLLMWGVFTFITVPGCVAEFCDDNPPHLRFATFKALTYKEGTILNCHCKKGFRRISNRFPYMLCKGNSSHTFWENKCQCIRTSLGNREKQVIPEEKKENKTTEMQSQMQPMDQVNLPGHCGEPPPWEHEASERIYHFRVGQAVHYQCAQGFRAQQRRPAESICKLHCGETRWTWPQLKCINERGSQFPGEDKPQASTVAPPGSDTSCPLKTTGPTGTTSTTDFQKYTEVATTIETFIFAVKYQIAGGRVEEQSRKPRVLRSQEQPTEVMEHK; from the exons AGTTTTGTGATGACAACCCACCACATCTCCGATTTGCCACATTCAAAGCCCTCACGTACAAGGAGGGCACCATATTAAACTGCCATTGCAAGAAAGGCTTCCGAAGAATAAGCAACAGGTTTCCCTACATGCTTTGTAAAGGAAACTCCAGCCACACTTTCTGGGAAAACAAATGTCAGTGCATAAGGACTT CCCTTGggaacagagaaaaacaagttattcctgaagaaaagaaggaaaataaaaccacagaaatgcaaagccaAATGCAGCCCATGGACCAAGTCAACCTTCCAG GCCACTGCGGGGAGCCCCCACCGTGGGAACATGAAGCTTCGGAAAGAATTTACCATTTCAGGGTGGGGCAGGCAGTTCACTACCAGTGCGCCCAGGGATTCAGGGCCCAGCAGAGACGTCCTGCTGAGAGCATCTGCAAACTGCACTGCGGGGAGACGAGGTGGACGTGGCCACAGCTCAAGTGCATAAATGAAAGGGGGAGTCAGTTCCCAG gtGAGGACAAGCCTCAAGCAAGTACTGTTGCTCCTCCTGGGAGTGACACTTCCTGTCCTTTAAAAACGACAGGCCCCACAGGCACCACAAGTACTACAG attttcaaaaatatacagaaGTGGCTACCACCATAGAGACGTTCATATTTGCAGTCAAGTACCAGATAGCAG GAGGAAGAGTAGAAGAACAATCTAGAAAACCAAGAGTGCTAAGAAGCCAAGAACAGCCCACAGAAGTCATGGAGCACAAGTGA
- the IL2RA gene encoding interleukin-2 receptor subunit alpha isoform X4, which produces MEPSLLMWGVFTFITVPGCVAEFCDDNPPHLRFATFKALTYKEGTILNCHCKKGFRRISNRFPYMLCKGNSSHTFWENKCQCIRTSLGNREKQVIPEEKKENKTTEMQSQMQPMDQVNLPGHCGEPPPWEHEASERIYHFRVGQAVHYQCAQGFRAQQRRPAESICKLHCGETRWTWPQLKCINERGSQFPGEDKPQASTVAPPGSDTSCPLKTTGPTGTTSTTDFQKYTEVATTIETFIFAVKYQIAVAGCVLLLISVLLLSGLTWQRRWRKSRRTI; this is translated from the exons AGTTTTGTGATGACAACCCACCACATCTCCGATTTGCCACATTCAAAGCCCTCACGTACAAGGAGGGCACCATATTAAACTGCCATTGCAAGAAAGGCTTCCGAAGAATAAGCAACAGGTTTCCCTACATGCTTTGTAAAGGAAACTCCAGCCACACTTTCTGGGAAAACAAATGTCAGTGCATAAGGACTT CCCTTGggaacagagaaaaacaagttattcctgaagaaaagaaggaaaataaaaccacagaaatgcaaagccaAATGCAGCCCATGGACCAAGTCAACCTTCCAG GCCACTGCGGGGAGCCCCCACCGTGGGAACATGAAGCTTCGGAAAGAATTTACCATTTCAGGGTGGGGCAGGCAGTTCACTACCAGTGCGCCCAGGGATTCAGGGCCCAGCAGAGACGTCCTGCTGAGAGCATCTGCAAACTGCACTGCGGGGAGACGAGGTGGACGTGGCCACAGCTCAAGTGCATAAATGAAAGGGGGAGTCAGTTCCCAG gtGAGGACAAGCCTCAAGCAAGTACTGTTGCTCCTCCTGGGAGTGACACTTCCTGTCCTTTAAAAACGACAGGCCCCACAGGCACCACAAGTACTACAG attttcaaaaatatacagaaGTGGCTACCACCATAGAGACGTTCATATTTGCAGTCAAGTACCAGATAGCAG TGGCTGGCTGCGTCCTCCTGCTGATCAGTGTCCTCCTTCTAAGTGGACTCACCTGGCAGAGGAGATG GAGGAAGAGTAGAAGAACAATCTAG
- the IL2RA gene encoding interleukin-2 receptor subunit alpha isoform X1 → MEPSLLMWGVFTFITVPGCVAEFCDDNPPHLRFATFKALTYKEGTILNCHCKKGFRRISNRFPYMLCKGNSSHTFWENKCQCIRTSLGNREKQVIPEEKKENKTTEMQSQMQPMDQVNLPGHCGEPPPWEHEASERIYHFRVGQAVHYQCAQGFRAQQRRPAESICKLHCGETRWTWPQLKCINERGSQFPGEDKPQASTVAPPGSDTSCPLKTTGPTGTTSTTDFQKYTEVATTIETFIFAVKYQIAVAGCVLLLISVLLLSGLTWQRRCFLYADVTLVAWSWAWWE, encoded by the exons AGTTTTGTGATGACAACCCACCACATCTCCGATTTGCCACATTCAAAGCCCTCACGTACAAGGAGGGCACCATATTAAACTGCCATTGCAAGAAAGGCTTCCGAAGAATAAGCAACAGGTTTCCCTACATGCTTTGTAAAGGAAACTCCAGCCACACTTTCTGGGAAAACAAATGTCAGTGCATAAGGACTT CCCTTGggaacagagaaaaacaagttattcctgaagaaaagaaggaaaataaaaccacagaaatgcaaagccaAATGCAGCCCATGGACCAAGTCAACCTTCCAG GCCACTGCGGGGAGCCCCCACCGTGGGAACATGAAGCTTCGGAAAGAATTTACCATTTCAGGGTGGGGCAGGCAGTTCACTACCAGTGCGCCCAGGGATTCAGGGCCCAGCAGAGACGTCCTGCTGAGAGCATCTGCAAACTGCACTGCGGGGAGACGAGGTGGACGTGGCCACAGCTCAAGTGCATAAATGAAAGGGGGAGTCAGTTCCCAG gtGAGGACAAGCCTCAAGCAAGTACTGTTGCTCCTCCTGGGAGTGACACTTCCTGTCCTTTAAAAACGACAGGCCCCACAGGCACCACAAGTACTACAG attttcaaaaatatacagaaGTGGCTACCACCATAGAGACGTTCATATTTGCAGTCAAGTACCAGATAGCAG TGGCTGGCTGCGTCCTCCTGCTGATCAGTGTCCTCCTTCTAAGTGGACTCACCTGGCAGAGGAGATG TTTTCTGTATGCTGATGTCACATTGGTAGCTTGGAGCTGGGCATGGTGGGAGTAA
- the IL2RA gene encoding interleukin-2 receptor subunit alpha isoform X2 produces MEPSLLMWGVFTFITVPGCVAEFCDDNPPHLRFATFKALTYKEGTILNCHCKKGFRRISNRFPYMLCKGNSSHTFWENKCQCIRTSLGNREKQVIPEEKKENKTTEMQSQMQPMDQVNLPGHCGEPPPWEHEASERIYHFRVGQAVHYQCAQGFRAQQRRPAESICKLHCGETRWTWPQLKCINERGSQFPGEDKPQASTVAPPGSDTSCPLKTTGPTGTTNFQKYTEVATTIETFIFAVKYQIAVAGCVLLLISVLLLSGLTWQRRCFLYADVTLVAWSWAWWE; encoded by the exons AGTTTTGTGATGACAACCCACCACATCTCCGATTTGCCACATTCAAAGCCCTCACGTACAAGGAGGGCACCATATTAAACTGCCATTGCAAGAAAGGCTTCCGAAGAATAAGCAACAGGTTTCCCTACATGCTTTGTAAAGGAAACTCCAGCCACACTTTCTGGGAAAACAAATGTCAGTGCATAAGGACTT CCCTTGggaacagagaaaaacaagttattcctgaagaaaagaaggaaaataaaaccacagaaatgcaaagccaAATGCAGCCCATGGACCAAGTCAACCTTCCAG GCCACTGCGGGGAGCCCCCACCGTGGGAACATGAAGCTTCGGAAAGAATTTACCATTTCAGGGTGGGGCAGGCAGTTCACTACCAGTGCGCCCAGGGATTCAGGGCCCAGCAGAGACGTCCTGCTGAGAGCATCTGCAAACTGCACTGCGGGGAGACGAGGTGGACGTGGCCACAGCTCAAGTGCATAAATGAAAGGGGGAGTCAGTTCCCAG gtGAGGACAAGCCTCAAGCAAGTACTGTTGCTCCTCCTGGGAGTGACACTTCCTGTCCTTTAAAAACGACAGGCCCCACAGGCACCACAA attttcaaaaatatacagaaGTGGCTACCACCATAGAGACGTTCATATTTGCAGTCAAGTACCAGATAGCAG TGGCTGGCTGCGTCCTCCTGCTGATCAGTGTCCTCCTTCTAAGTGGACTCACCTGGCAGAGGAGATG TTTTCTGTATGCTGATGTCACATTGGTAGCTTGGAGCTGGGCATGGTGGGAGTAA
- the IL2RA gene encoding interleukin-2 receptor subunit alpha isoform X3 gives MEPSLLMWGVFTFITVPGCVAEFCDDNPPHLRFATFKALTYKEGTILNCHCKKGFRRISNRFPYMLCKGNSSHTFWENKCQCIRTSLGNREKQVIPEEKKENKTTEMQSQMQPMDQVNLPGHCGEPPPWEHEASERIYHFRVGQAVHYQCAQGFRAQQRRPAESICKLHCGETRWTWPQLKCINERGSQFPGEDKPQASTVAPPGSDTSCPLKTTGPTGTTSTTDFQKYTEVATTIETFIFAVKYQIAGLTHGSLTEAWPLSLSEEHACQFIPQRQPVP, from the exons AGTTTTGTGATGACAACCCACCACATCTCCGATTTGCCACATTCAAAGCCCTCACGTACAAGGAGGGCACCATATTAAACTGCCATTGCAAGAAAGGCTTCCGAAGAATAAGCAACAGGTTTCCCTACATGCTTTGTAAAGGAAACTCCAGCCACACTTTCTGGGAAAACAAATGTCAGTGCATAAGGACTT CCCTTGggaacagagaaaaacaagttattcctgaagaaaagaaggaaaataaaaccacagaaatgcaaagccaAATGCAGCCCATGGACCAAGTCAACCTTCCAG GCCACTGCGGGGAGCCCCCACCGTGGGAACATGAAGCTTCGGAAAGAATTTACCATTTCAGGGTGGGGCAGGCAGTTCACTACCAGTGCGCCCAGGGATTCAGGGCCCAGCAGAGACGTCCTGCTGAGAGCATCTGCAAACTGCACTGCGGGGAGACGAGGTGGACGTGGCCACAGCTCAAGTGCATAAATGAAAGGGGGAGTCAGTTCCCAG gtGAGGACAAGCCTCAAGCAAGTACTGTTGCTCCTCCTGGGAGTGACACTTCCTGTCCTTTAAAAACGACAGGCCCCACAGGCACCACAAGTACTACAG attttcaaaaatatacagaaGTGGCTACCACCATAGAGACGTTCATATTTGCAGTCAAGTACCAGATAGCAG GCCTCACTCATGGCTCCTTAACTGAGGCCTGGCCTCTGAGCCTTTCTGAAGAGCATGCCTGTCAGTTCatcccccagagacagccagtccCTTGA